In Pseudochaenichthys georgianus chromosome 6, fPseGeo1.2, whole genome shotgun sequence, a single window of DNA contains:
- the trim44 gene encoding tripartite motif-containing protein 44 codes for MDQKGEPQDGALGLKHEELPQMDGSCDACEPDEAQPATHVCYTCSFAFCSVHADRHASSTHHPIMPYNHEGTQANGLGNSRDFRVGDGAEDEAGVERAAGMAANQDMALLGGAMAKGDESGDAVEKDGAQNGVQLEAEPGDGAEGAEAGQEAAAAGEAGKNNNVTVERLRCKEHEQEGSLYCKNDEKVICVLCAVQGEHREHEIITLFEAYVWQKSREGYDLLGCTQRMSETIKTRWTNPEMSVEELEAYVNSQFDELRRLVRLEEKRTLHLVDLKEAFLTASAAEKIAEISVETERLQEEMANITHQLCLLEKAEALGPAGAAVALAAVPAHRVQRDIEARPRFPEPRAHPMDPRDFDDNDSGPSMDHAP; via the exons ATGGACCAAAAAGGGGAACCCCAGGATGGAGCTTTGGGGCTGAAACATGAGGAGCTGCCACAGATGGATGGGTCATGTGATGCCTGCGAGCCTGACGAGGCACAACCGGCCACACACGTGTGCTACACCTGCAGCTTCGCCTTCTGCTCCGTCCATGCTGACAGACATGCCAGCAGCACACATCACCCCATAATGCCTTACAATCACGAGGGGACACAGGCTAATGGACTTGGCAACAGCAGAGACTTTAGAGTCGGAGATGGAGCTGAGGATGAAGCTGGTGTGGAGAGGGCAGCTGGGATGGCCGCTAATCAGGACATGGCGCTTCTCGGAGGGGCCATGGCTAAAGGCGATGAGAGTGGTGATGCTGTGGAAAAAGATGGAGCTCAGAATGGCGTGCAGCTGGAGGCTGAGCCCGGCGATGGGGCAGAGGGCGCAGAAGCAGGGCAGGAGGCCGCGGCGGCCGGCGAGGCTGGGAAGAATAACAACGTGACAGTAGAGAGACTGCGCTGCAAGGAGCATGAGCAGGAAGGCTCCCTCTACTGTAAAAATGATGAGAAAGTCATCTGTGTGCTGTGTGCCGTGCAAGGTGAGCACCGCGAGCATGAGATCATCACGCTGTTTGAGGCCTACGTctggcagaag AGCAGGGAGGGGTATGACCTGCTGGGCTGTACACAGCGGATGTCTGAGACAATCAAGACCAGGTGGACCAACCCCGAG ATGTCAGTAGAAGAGCTGGAGGCCTATGTGAACAGCCAGTTCGATGAGCTACGCAGACTGGTGCGTCTGGAGGAGAAGAGGACCCTTCATCTGGTAGACCTCAAAGAAGCCTTCCTAACGGCATCCGCTGCTGAGAAAATCGCTGAGATCTCTGTCGAAACGGAGCGCCTGCAGGAGGAGATGGCCAACATCACACACCAGCTGTGCCTGCTGGAAAAGGCGGAGGCGTTGGGCCCTGCGGGGGCAGCAGTAGCTCTAGCAGCGGTACCAGCCCACAGAGTCCAG CGCGACATTGAGGCCAGGCCAAG